Genomic window (Macaca thibetana thibetana isolate TM-01 chromosome 6, ASM2454274v1, whole genome shotgun sequence):
AAGAACATCCAGCGCACACCTACACCCACGATGAGGAGAAAAGACCAAACAATCAAAAAGGGGAGAATCCCATGATGTCTGTGTGAACTCATACAGGTATCATGAATACTTATTGCTAGAAACAGTATTTTAAACAAAAGGTCTTCAGGCAAGTGTATTAAAACTGCCTTGGATATAAGGGGCCCTATCACTTGTAAAACGTTGCAAATTTgataaataatgattaaaaatacaaaattacgcAGAAAACGCCCTTTGATaaattgatctttaaaaaaaaaaaaatcctaattgaGGTTCTCTAAATGGAGCCTTTTAGGCAACGTGCCCGCTAGGTGTACTGATTGCTAGGAGGGCTGGTGACAGGCGAATCGATGTGGCTCCCCCAGCCCTCTCCTGGAAGCAGCCTGGACAGACAGCCTGGAAATGCGCGTGGCCCCGTGGTCCATGGAGCGTCCGTGGTGCGATGCGCAACGAGGCCGCCTCCTTCTCCGCGACCAGCCCCGAGGCCtcgccccggccccggcccccaCGCCAGGCACACAGGCCCTCACGTCCTCTTCTTCCAGGGCGCGGAGCGCCTCTCCTTCTGCGCCTCGGCCTGGCGCTTCTTCTCGGCCTCCTCTGCCTTCCGCttctcctccttggcctccttgTACCGCCACTTGGGGATCTGCAGGTGGCCGCTGTCCTTGGTGCTGCCCTTCCGCGCCGGCCGCTCGGGCTGGAAGGTGGGCGCCGGCGCCTTGCTGACTCGGACCCGgggcaccaccacgccgggcctcaCGCTTCTCCGCCGCAGGCGCTGCAGGGGCAGGAGGCTGGCCTTCCGCGAGGAGGGCGCGCCGGGGCCCCGGGACGGGGGCGGGAGGTCGGCTCTCGGGGAGCCCTCCCGGCAGTCCACATCCTCCGTGCCGGTCTGCCCGCGTTGCCCTGCGCCTCCCACCCCATCCGCCTCCTGCGCCTGGGGGCCCCGCGCCGCCCGCGCCGCCAGGATCTCCTGCACCGCCAGCCGCCTCTTCCCCACGCACGGGGGGCTCTCGGGGCACACGGTCTGGCACACGATGGCCACGGCGGGGCTGTAGAGGCTCGTGGTCATCCGGACCATGTGGTCCAGGGCACCCCCGTCCTCTGGGCCCCGCATGGTGCGCGGCGTCAGCGCGGACAGCACGCAGTCCGTGAGCCTCTGCAGGCAGTTCTTGGAGCCCGCGGGCTTCCGCGCCGCTTCGGGGGGCGGCGGCAGCTCGGGCCGGTACTTCTCCCAGAACTGCTCCGGGCAAGGGCGCTCCAGCAGCCTCTGCATGAGGCGGACGGCATCCACGCGGCCCGTGTAAGTGGCCCATTCCTGCGGCGACATCCCACGGCGGGGGTCCCTCGCGTGGACATCCGCCCCTGCAAAACGCAAAACACACACAGGAGTGGGTGGCGGCAACAAGGACTCTTCCCTCCCAAGGCAGAGCCTGGGGCAAAGCCAAGCCTCCTAACAGAGGGCACCCTAGACCCGGCCACTGCGCGAACCCTGCGCTCATCCGAGCACCCAAAGTtgggcctggagtgcagtgatgggaacacggcccactgcagcctcaacctcctgggctcaagccatcctcccaagtcagcctcccgagtagctgggactacaccacgGCCCAcctgtagagatggggccttgctctgttgcgcaagctggtttcgaactgctgggctcaagcaattctcccacctccaccttccaaagtgctgggattacaggcgtgagccaccgttgcCCAGCCCAGTCCAACCTGCCTTTTAAGTGCTCCATTTGATTATCTGTCTTGAATGAAACCCTGCCTGAATTCAGCACCTacattacagatttttttttttttagatggaatttcgctcttgttgcccaggctagagtgcaatggtgcgatctcggctcaccacaacctctgcctcctgggttcaagcgattctcctgcctcagcctcccaagtagctgggattacaagcatgtgccaccacaccggactaattttgtatttgtggtagaaagggggtttctccatgttggtcaggctagtcttgaactcttgacctcaggtgatccacccgccttggcctcccaaagtgctgggatcacaggcatgagccaccacacccggccaaattacagaattttttaaagaaataagatccTATAGCTTTCTGTCAATGGAGAGAAGAACAGACAATAAAGCTGCCTTGGATACCTGAATGCTGTGGTTAGAATAGTCTAAAAATACGACTAGTAACAGTGACTCGCAAAGTGGTGGCGCCCCAGCTGTGGCCTCACTCTGAGGACTGCCATGGGTCCTGGACTGTGGGAAATGGGTGGTCCTTTGCTTCTCCCACTGCGGACTAGCTGGCCGAGCTCTGTCTATCTTTAACAGATGGTGGGCTTTTCCAGaatagaaaaattcatttttgtttgctcAACACATCTCATCCTGGTGGGTAGGGggcatgaattttaaaaaggcttGTTGCAAAATGAATGGCAGTCACAGTGGCTGTGGGACCTGCCTGAGACCCCCAAGCTAGtaacagagacagggtctaaGACTTGGGTGTCCTAACCTCAGTCTAATGTACTTCCTACCACCTGGCAGGCCCGGTGTGATGGTTAGTTTTAGTTTTctatgtcaacttggctaggctagaATACCAAGTGATTTAATCAGACATGGATCTAAGTGTTGCCCCGAAGGTATTTTGCAGCTGTGGTTAACATctataatcagttgactttaagtcaAGATTgacctccataatgtgggtgggcctcgcCCAATCTGCTGAGGGCCTTCAGAGCAAAGACCAAGGTTtcctggagaaaaataaattcctccTCAAGACTGCAGCATCTACGTactcctgcctgagtttccagccttcAAGCCTACTGCACCAATTTCAGACTCACCAATCCCCACAACCACACAGTCAgctccttaaaataaatctcttgatATCCACAGCCTATTGGTTGTCTGACAGGTCCCCTTACATAGTCTCCCTGACACTAGTCACTAGTCACTTAATAAATCTCCCCAGGCCACCCACTGCCcccaaatattaaatattgcaaAGTTAAACTTCAACTCAACTTGATGAAATCTGCATAAATTTCAATGCTACAGTATAGAAATTAATATGGAATTGCTGTTCAATTAATATTGGTCCAATCTCAATCCCACATACTGTTAAAAATCATtgaggggccaggcgcagtggctcacacctgtaatcctagcactttgggagggcaaggagggaagattacctgaggtcaggagtttgagaccaacctggccaacacatggtgaaaccccatctccactaaaaacacacaaaatattcaCTTGGCATGgcgacgggcacctgtaatcccaactactcaggaggctgaggtgggagaattgcttcaaccgggagggggaggttgcagtgaaccgagatggcgccaccgcactccagcctgactaacagagccagactccatttcaaaaccaAAGAAACCATTGAGGATTTCAAGTCCCATTAGTCCCATCTCCACCAGCAAAGCAACATGGAGAACTAGGGCAGTTATCTAGTCTGTGAGCTCCTCGGGGACTGGGCCCAACAGACGCTTCTTCATGTATATCCCATGCAGACCCAGACCCAGTTGTCTGACATGTGATGGCCGATCAATATGTGCTGAACTGAGGAAGGCCGGGTCCCCAGCCGCTGCCCTGGCCTGCCGGCCCACAGTGGCCTCATGGCTCCCGCAGACCCAGCTCACCTGAGCTTGCCTGGTAAGGATCTGAATTCTGTGACACATTAAAGAATAGCCATATTAGAAGAGTGGTAATTATTTGGAACTGGATATCAGGATGGAACTCATTAGCGAGAGTACAATTTATAAACTGACTAAAATGAAAAGGGGGCAGTAAAAGTGTCATAGCAAAAAATAGATGACACATTAAACCTTAATTAATTGCATGTCActtaaaaaaggaacaaactgcaaaattaaaatcttaatgaACACTGCCTGAAAGAGACATTTTTCGAATGCTAATGGAAAACCAGAGGAAGAGCTGTCCAAAGTTTTGCACTCTTCGTCCTGATGTTCACCTATCTTTTCAAAATGatctcagaaaagacaaagactcTAAGGAACAAAGGCCACTGGATCCTAGAATCCGAGTCATGCTATAAATTAGGGATCAGCTGCCTTAGGAAGAGACTGTAAAGGGTCATATTAATGACCTGAACACagtaattaaattataaaagataagtactgattaataacattttatgcaAACACCTTTCAGAGAATACAGAGGATTTCTGAAATGCCACTGTATCCATCTTCCTGCCAGCAGACCCCCCAGCATCCTCACCTTCCACCTAGTGTCGTTTTGCCCAGGGCTCAACCATACGGACAAAAGTGGGGCTGCCGCCCATGGGTCCACTTGCTGCCTTGTTGAGCGCTCTAAGTCTACACAAAAATCCTCTATTTCACTTGAGGGAGCAACATCCTCAGTTCTTGGCAATGCATCACAATCAGTCTAACCCAGGACTTCtgaacctcagcactattgacatatTAGGCCAGGTAATTATTTTGGTATGGGTTGTCCTGTGCATTGGAGAACACTTAACAGCATCCCTGATCTCTACCTTCttctagatgccagtagcactccgCCAGttctgacaaccaaaaatgtctccagatggtcaaatgtcccctggggcaACATTACCTCCAGCTGAGAAGCACTAGTCGAATCTAATGGCTGCAATCCTGTTCCCCATTCTTCCAGCCTCCCTTACAGCTACAAGTAGCCAAGCAACCCAGCAGTGGTGACTGAGCCCTAAAGGTTTTGCATCCTGACGAAAGGGACCAGCATGGTTGGTGCTGCTGCAGCTTCCTGTCTGAAATACGGATTGGGTGATTCTTGTGGAATCAAGGGGTGACAGATCAACAGGCTAAGGGGAGCCAAATGGACAGGAGGAAACCACTGGGGTCTGTGTTGTCCTCATGAAGTCCAGGGCCAGCTCTGGAGGGTGACTGCCAACCTCAGACTTCTAAGGAGCTGAGAAATGCAGCCTGTTTTCTTTAAGCTGCTGTCTAGTCAggatttctgttacttgcagccaaaaaCATTCCAAACAGGtgctaatgggaaaaaaaaatctatactttCCATCACTCATTCTCAAGAAGGCTTTCTCCGGGAGCCATGGCCAGGCCCAGGACTAGCAGGAGGTGGGTGGAGCGTGAAGCCCTGAATGTGTCACTTCCCTTCCTGTTTCTCCAccagcccccacccacccccatgtTATCCATCCTATAAACCCCAGCTCAGGTCTCTCTCTTGCAAGGGGGCCTTTCCTGGCCACAGGGGACCACTATGGACCAGCCCTCACTGCTTCCTCTTGTGCCACCTCCAGCCTGCATCTTGGGCATTGTGGGTATAATCAGGATGACAAATCTGGATTAGGGTCCCGAGAAAGAGCTTGTGCTCCAGCCCAGCAGGGAGGACAAGCCACCCCCCCCGCCACACAGCAGGTGGGAAGTGTGCTCAAAGTTCTCATCTCCCCTCAAAGAGGGACTGGAGTTGGAAAATAAACGTCCCAGCATCTCTGCGATATCTTTTCCTCATATTGGAGGGTCCAGGGGATCTGAGTCCCAGCTGCCCACAAGGGGAATCTGCTCATTGGTGGACATGTCTTAGCTTCCATTCTTCCCAATCTCACTTCCCGCTCCCTCCCTCCACTTCCTGGGGCCACCTTCCTACGAAACTACTTGCCCTCAAGTCCTTGTCTCAAGGTTTGCTTTTCAGGTGACACAGAATGCTTGACTTTTCATCCTTCCTCTGGCTAATGACTTCAAACAATTCTACATGGCAAATTCACACTTCATAGGAAACGTATGTTTTCCTTATAAACAGAAAGAAACCTCTATGTGGTTGGAAATCATCTGACTTTCCAGGAGATATCAGGGCTTCCCTGAGACAAGAGCAACCCTCCGACCCACAGTGGGAGCATCTGTGATCTCTGTTCCTCACCGTCCTTTAAATCCACTTTGCTCCTTGGAATCACAGCAAGATTTGAGGTTACTGCTGCTTGTTTTTGCTTCCTGAAGGCTGGGGCAGTTACACCGCACTTCAGGTCTGAAAGTGAACTCCCTTAAGCAAGCCTGGAACCTGCTAACCTCCACAGATTCTGcctgtcttcagaaaaaaatcacatcctCGATATGCTTCTCGGAGTCACCTATTTAAACAGACCTGTCACTGTGGGCCTTAATATTTCAATGAATTAACAAGGTTCTGCAACTCCCCTTGCAATGCTCTTCAGAACAGCCTGAGTTATTCCTTACGAGGCCAAAACCAAAGATGCAATCGATCAGCCTCTCAGAACCCGgttatactttttattaaaatctgAAGTGTCCGTCTAAAACAAAGGCTCTGGCTATTAGTTTCTTTAAAtggtttaatttttcttaatatcacatatttaaatggaaagaataagacttaaaatatttgcacaaattttacaaatataccAACATCTGTCCTTACTGCTGTCCACTAATCCTGGGGAAGCaattcaacacttttttttttttttttacaatactTATCC
Coding sequences:
- the ANKRD33B gene encoding ankyrin repeat domain-containing protein 33B, which encodes MVLLAGTGPEGGGARCMTPPPPSPPRGAQVEEDPTDYEEFEDFSSLPDTRSIASDDSFYPFEDEEEQGVESAESVPEGVPEAATLLRAACANNVGLLRTLLRRGVSVEEAQETDRNGRTGLIVACYHGFVDTVVALAECPHVDVNWQDSEGNTALITAAQAGHAIITNYLLNYFPGLDLERRNAFGFTALMKAAMQGRTDCIRALMLAGADVHARDPRRGMSPQEWATYTGRVDAVRLMQRLLERPCPEQFWEKYRPELPPPPEAARKPAGSKNCLQRLTDCVLSALTPRTMRGPEDGGALDHMVRMTTSLYSPAVAIVCQTVCPESPPCVGKRRLAVQEILAARAARGPQAQEADGVGGAGQRGQTGTEDVDCREGSPRADLPPPSRGPGAPSSRKASLLPLQRLRRRSVRPGVVVPRVRVSKAPAPTFQPERPARKGSTKDSGHLQIPKWRYKEAKEEKRKAEEAEKKRQAEAQKERRSAPWKKRT